From the genome of Nicotiana tabacum cultivar K326 chromosome 17, ASM71507v2, whole genome shotgun sequence:
GGCATCTTTACTTGGACATTGCTGGAGTACTCTTTACATCGTTTTCTTTTTCACATGAAACCATCTGGATATTGGTACCTATATCctatttcttatatatatatataatataatatgttcATTTCCAAGTTTAATTTAAGAGCACAAATTTTATTGCTAGGGGAAACACACTTCACTATCTTATTCATGGTTGTCACCATAAGCACCCAATGGATGGACTAAGGCTTGTCTTTCcccctgctgctactgctattctTCTTGTCCCTGTAAGTTTCTACTGATTACTGATACTTACTTCAGTTATCAATATTACTATTTCCTGTATCCcaattgttatatttttttttctattcttgGCAAATTTCAAGTCAAGATATTCTTTCTATAATAATAACCATGACAACGGCGATGATACTAAGCAGTATCAGGAaaaaaccaatcttgttctcgcTATGGCGGTTCTAGAAAAGACCAATCACATTGGCTCTATTGTACGCAATTTTATCTTACATTTATGCAAGAAGCTGTTTTCACATACAACTTAGCTCTCGATTGAAGCATTGTTTTGCCTTTTTTCACAGTGAAGTTGTTCTTATATTCTGATATTCTACTATCATTTACTGCAGCTATGGAGTCTAGTAAAGCTGTTAGTACCTTTCACCTATGCCCCTGCCTTTCTAGGAGGAGGTTTGTTGGGTTATATCATGTATGACTGCACCCATTACTACTTACACCATGGAAAGCCATTGAAAGGAGTTTCCCATTCTCTCAAGGTAGATTTTTTATCCAAGAATTTACATATGTATTACTTGTATTCTGAATGGTCACATCTAGTCTAGTATACATGATAAAGTAAAATAGGATAATTATCATGTTAATTATCCTATCACTTATCTTACCTTATTCGATTTTATTTAGTTACATAAACATGATAAAACTTTTTGTAGAAGCCCTTAGTGGATTAGACAGACCATTAAATTTCGGATATCGAAATgcctaaataaaaaagaaacataATATTAAATGTGAATTACTCGTGGAGATGTTTGTTCTtgttaatgttttttttttaacttttattaatgtgttattcttttttccttttatttccttGGTGTGGTGTATTATAGAGATATCATATGGACCACCACTTCAAAGTTCAAGATAAGGGATTTGGAATCACTTCAGACTTTTGGGACAAGATCTTTGGTACACTACCTCCAAAATCTAGCAAGAAAATTGGATGAATTAAACTGAGGCTTGAGAAGTTTCTCATGAGCTGCTACAAACTTTTGTTCTTTGAGTCTAGCTGAAAAAGGGAAGAATGATAATGGCAGTGTTCATTTCATACTGTCggagaaaaatataaatatgaaaaattgcTGTTAATGTGACTAACCTAACAAGTATatgttttgttttctatttctcttttctttttttttgggggggggggggggggtcaaatTTGTAGcctatttttttctgcttttgTTCATTCCGATCTATAATTTCCCTTACTTTTGGTTTTTAAGTCTTTTAGGAACTCTTTCTCGCGATGAAAATACATTAGGGTGACACTAAATGTGGTTCACATTGTAAAGTAGTGTTTCTTGAAGTGTACTATGAGAGAGAAATACTTGGACAATATGTAGTCTATTACTTATCTTATTGTGAATGTCTGTTACTTTTCTATTGTGCAATTAGATTTTGACAATAACCTTCAATATTTATGCAAATTGGTTGGTCATACAGTATATTTGATATGTTTCATCATTGCGTCAAGTAAAATGACAGACACATCGCGAATAATATGCTTTTATTAGTGAAAACTCTTTTAGTAAAAGTTTTTCACACAGGCGTAACTCGTAAGCTTTTCATtaatgctgctcggtgggccgggcctgaaccggaccggaccgggcccgcggtcctaacgggcctggtgggcctggtgggccggtcctgggtgggccggtcttggtgggcctctgagcccgtcacgggctggtctccatggttgagcccacgagcccgggaccgtttggcccgggaccggcaggcgggcctgggccggtcctggcgggcctggcgggcccaacggctattttaaaaaaaaaaaaaaaaaaaaaaaaaaaaaatcaaacggccatatttaaaatctagccgtttgggctgaaaatatgaccgttttttaagttaaaaaaatggccatttggcccccaaactttattttaaccccaaactttatataattacacttttccccatttctcaactataaataccccctcattctttcatttttattcaccaattcatcaatatctctcaatatctctcaatctctctcaatctctctactacaattacttaatttattgttgaaatttcgtgaaaaattgtgaagttgttgaattgaagttttcaagtgttcaacgattttcaattttcaagaagttgttcggcaatccggtaaactcgtttcaactcttacgtttttataatatatttttgtgtggtttagtttgcataattataattaatatggcatttactttgaaaaaaatgtttggtaaaggaaaagataaaaccggtgaaagtagtggccaaccaactacccttcccccggctccccgacctagaaaagataagcaagttgaaagtagtcgccaacctaataatgaaaccatcttagaaaataatgaggaaaatgaggatgatgatgaaactcaagcaccggatttagatgatacacctactagtcctcttaataacccaagtgatgcaccggtcgacccacctgtagaaactcctacttttaatagagaacctgctaaacgcttagaaacatcattagtttggaatttttttactcaagtaagagaaaaaaataaggctaagtgtaaaacttgtgggaaattaatgtcgcataaatatgtaggagaccgtagcggcacaggtagtttgactaggcacataaaaacacaccctagagataaggctagattttttcaaatgaaagcgcatctagaggggacaagtgtagattctgcgattaaccctagtacaggttcaaatctagttcaaccaggaattaacactgtcactggaggtattttatattacgatccaaatagagatcgtgaagaattagcaaagatgattactgttatgtgcttaccttatacttttgcttctaatcctaattgggttcattatattagaagagtgtttaatcctacttataaaggttggcctcgcgcaacagttaagagtgatatttataaattcaaacatgaatatgaacaatatttgcgttatttatttactcatatacctaatcggatttctattactactgatattggtagaagtggtaatgattgtgattacctaactgttacaagtcattggatagatgaagaatggataatgcaaaaacgcataattgcatatagaataattaattcgcgtcacacaggtaaatttatagctaacactgttgcagatatttgtagatatttttgctttagcgataaaataatggcaatttcaatggataatgcttctagtaacaccagtgctataggcatgcttacaacaacactaaatcctgcatttactaatattttccatgttagatgtatttgtcatatttatcatttaattgtcggtgatggtatgcgaatattaaacatagaaattgaaaaggttagaatggctcttaattggcttttttattcaaaccgtagaagtagacttagagagtattttaaaaaatgtgatgaatatggccttagagaaagaaaggttcctaaaccttgcccgactagatggaattgtatgtacgaaagtttagtagtagcatatgaatatagaaacccaattaatgcaacgtttaattctcgggtaggtggtgaagatgatgatgaaatgcttaccactcaagattggactaatgttaaaattcttttagattttttagaacattttcaaattgcaacaaatgcattttctgggcaatattatcctactatttcaaactgtttagtttatattgcagcactatctgatttgtttgttgaatttagtgagggtggggatatttatgaacttgctataaatgaaatgaaacaaaagtttaaaaaatattttttcctatccctcctatttatggtcttgctgcaatgctaaatcctacaatgaaattgggaggtcctcatttttggtattcaaatatttataaggctttagatctttcaaatgaggaaattgcgacacttgcagatgcaaaagcttcaattaagattaacgctcaaacagtttataatgcttatcaacttgccttagagcatgctaggccaactattccaacccctacttcgtctagctcacaatcctctaaaagagttgcgggcttaaaagctcttaaatcttggacggagttcagggggtctcaaggtgaaaattatgatgaaacttcacatctaaatgagcttcaagtttatttgtctcagggacttgaaaaggagaatccagacggctcttttgatcttttggaatggtggaaggcaagggaaaaacattttcctgttcttgcaaggatggctcgggatattttatcaattcaagcttcaactgttgcatcagagagcgctttcagtcaagcaagactgcaaataggtgatcatagagcgtctatgagggatagcttggaaaaatcagtattgtttagagattggatccgctcggaaagaagaaactttggaattgcagaagcacaaccggcgatagatgaagcttatgaagaaatgatagcggaacttacggaggattcggcttcgcccggaagtggtgatgaacaagcttcttttccaccaccaccaacgcaacctcctccgaaccttgaaggatttatgagatttgttagagataatacatagaataatatgtaacttgtattttggcacatcttccttagttttttccttctaatggtggtattagtaccttgttgtgctcattccattgggggaaggatgactaagaaagatatgtcattttttggtaataaaatttattgcttctacccatgagcttcttttcgcaatatttctttgtctatacttagaattatttatatgctacaatatatacataatatacaatatatatactacaagaaaatatatttataagatacaatatatacataagatacaatatatatactacaagaaaatatataagagaatatatatacataagatacaatataatatactacaagaaaatatattatgctacaatatatacataatatacaatatatatactacaagaaaatatataagagaatatatatacataagatacaatataatatactacaagaaaatatattatgctacaatatatacataatatacaatatatatactacaagaaaatatatttataagctacaatatatacataagatacaatatatatactacaagaaaatatataagagaatatatatacataagatacaatataatatactacaagcaaatatataagagaatatatatacataagatacaatataatatactacaagcaaatatattatgctacaatatatacataatatacaatatatatactacaagaaaatatatttataagctacaatatatacataatatacaatatatatactacaagaaaatatataagagaatatatatacataagatacaatatatatactacaagaaaatatattatgctacaatatatacataatatacaatatatatactacaagaaaatatataagagaatatatatacataagatacaatataatatactacaagaaaatatattatgctacaatatatacataatatacaatatatatactacaagaaaatatatttataagctacaatatatacataagatacaatatatatactaaaagaaaatatataagagaatatatatacataagatacaatataatatcaagaagtgatatttatgcatgacaatttagtgttttactattgttttgttattttctttttcgtcaagcactttaataattagatatacatatatactacatattaatatagccatgatactacaagaaattgtctttaaaaaaaaaaaaaaacccgctaggcccgcgaagcccacgagcccggcccgttaagcacaggaccatgtgggcttaggcccgtcacgggccggttccacccattaggcccacgaagaccgggaccgccaggcccgggaccgccagagcccgggaccacgaagcccgggaccgcgaggcccggcccgttaggcccactaaggcccgggcccgggacaaaatacagccctACTTTTCATCTATGGCGCATAattactctcttttctttttcgcGTGTGAAATAACTTTTCTTTTAGGAAAGTTTTCACTTTATTAGTTCCTCTAATATGTAATCTATGAACTTGATATTTTTGCTTTTCATTTTGCGATTGTTGGGTTATCCACTGACTACTCTTTCAAATTTATGGCACTGAGATGCATGCACAACTGCTTAATTGCCTGGAGAGATTCTTTGACATTTTTAgccttttatcttatttttttacAACAATCATGTTCGGACCAGCCTATGCATATCTTGACTCTTCTATTGGGGACCTATAACCTCCAACTAGCACTGAATAATTCTAGCGACCAAGGCTAAGGAAGCTAGAAAAAAAtacctaatatttttttttatcatccTAAGGATAATCGCAGCTTTACCAATATGCAAATTTCAATCTTTCAATCCTTTTCTCATTGTTTTTTCTGAGACAAAAACGGAGTTTTAAATCTTTCTATCCTTTTTCACAAGAATAGGTTAGAATCTTGTGAAAATGAGACCTCTACGACCTTACCTCAATAACGCCACTTATTTTGCTTATTCTTGTAGTTTATACATTTATCACCATCATTATGGATTATAAAAAAAATCcaacttttattattttcaatcgTAACCTATTTTAAATGGTAAGTAGTTCAGTCTTAAACTATTTATTAGTCTCTCATAGAAAATAATTGATGACGGGAAGAAATGTAGCATTATATGATCTAATTATTAGGCCTTGTTAgggaattaataataaaattgaaatattggtcCACACAAAGTTTTGGCCttaaaaaacatcaaaaatgaaaagaaCTTGAACAATTCTTTTGCCAGAAGTCTTCCGACGTGTTGCCAAAAAACCCTCTGGGATCATACTCTTCCTTCATAGCATCTCATTTGTTTGGCTGTAATACTTTTCTTTATCGTGATATTATAGTCAATTAATTCTAAATCCACAGTTTGCTATATTTTGTATATTTCTAAAATGATAATCTATCAACGTTTAATTTAGACAGAAAATGAAGCAAGTAGGTCACTTCAGGACAGGAGTACAACTTGGGCTAGTTTCTCCACAAAAATGAAACGAAATAAATAGAACCTCCGCTACATATATTAACCGGATATAATTTTCCAGACCAATAGACGATGGCAACTTACCCAACATGCAGTCCAATGGAAAACCTAAATACAACCTAGATGGACTGATGAAGACATTTTTTTTGCAATTAGGTTATGTAACCCTTTCACAAGTCAGGCACATAGCAGAGGTGCCCACTTTACCAATTGAAATGTAGAAGACATGTAACAGCAGATGAAAGAATGTAAGGATGAAAAGAAAGATGTTTACCCTTTCTACTTAATAATGCTTAAATATGTGATTCTCTCCTCCAAAAGGAATCATTTGCTCTTGGCTGATTTCGATTTTGGTAGCGTCCCAAACACCTTGTCCCAGAAAGAGGAAGTGATACCAAAACCTTTGGTCTGGATGCGAAAATGATGATTCAAATGATATTTCTGCCAAGACAAAACAGGAAAAAGATTGTAGGGTTAAAGATCGTTTAATCCTTTTTGTataccttacaagtatcaaaagATTTCCCACAAACTCAAAGATGAAAAACATCAGTGCTGAATCCCTCATCATCACACAATTGGCACCACTATTGAACACGGGAAAGGAAGCCAGTACAGATCTAAATCCGTCAGTGTCACATAAGCATTTTGCTAGACTGATGCCTCATGATACAAGCAGACATCTCAAAAACTAAGACACTTAACCAGATAAAATCATAGGTTGATATAAAGCTAGCGTAATATGGGCTAAGCTCATTAGAGAATTACAAATGAGATTGAAAACATTAGAGGGGTGCATCATGTATCGCCACCTACCTTGAGATTTTTTGGCACTTCACTTGTTGGTTGTGCATGATGCAAGTAGTAGTGTGTAACATCATACATGACATAGCCCAATAAGCCTCCTCCAAATAAGGCAGGAGCAGTAGAGGGAGTTGACATGAGTTTGATTAAATTCCAGAACTGCAACGACAAAGCACCGTATCAACTATCAAAAGCTCCGGAAAAGCTCCAGGGAGTttggctttaagcgcaaagcgcaatTTAAGTGTGGCCTTTAGTAAGAAAAAGCGCAATgaaggaaaaaatatatataattcaaGAAAAGAGTAACAATTTCATTCATAATGTTCTTCTTAACAACTAATAcacatatgtgcaaattatatttttttacgtACTGATCGGTTTAAAATgagcctttgataacactggtaTATACCATCTTCTCTTTTCACTAAATAGAAGATAACCTCTTAAAACATGAGACTTTTGCCAATTTGTGTGTGTACATATAATTATATCCACATAGGTTATCAGGTAAATATTAAATAAGCTAGTTGTTCAAAAATCAAACATACCGGTACACAAAGAATAGCTGTGGCAGCAGGAGGAAAAACAAGGCGTAGACCATCCATAGGATGCTTGTGATGACAACCATGAAGAAGATAATGAGCCGTGTTTGCCCTGTAATAACAAGTTGCAATTATGTAATATGTCAAAGGATAGAGTCGGAACTGTCAGGACACTAGAAGTGCAAAACTTCCTCCATCTGGAGACAGAAGAGATACAGAGAGTACTTACCAATAGCTCTTCGTCTTTATATGGAACAGGAATCGATGAAGAGTATATTCCATCAATGTCCacacaaaaattccaaaaactacCATCAATGCCACCTCGGGAACAGTATGGCCCATCCAAATTGATACTGAGATACTATAGCATACAACTGGGAGCCAAATGACTGGAATTGCCCACCAAACTGTGCGAGTCAGAAACTGTTCCACAAATAAATCATTTCAATACTACTATAGATGGGGCTCCTGTCAAACAGAAGGATATTACATGGATTCTACTATAAGTACAGGATTCATTTGTCTGACAAAGGTAGATTCAGAGTGTAGCAAGTTTTCTATTTCCCTCGAGAAATTCTTACAAATGAAAGCACTTAAGTATGTCGTTCTTATTTTAGATGGTTGAGCATGgaaaatgaaaagactgaataaCAATAGCTATAACAATACATGGGGTACTAAAAGTGACACTGTTGAGTCTCATGGgcgaaaagaaataaataaagcaATACCTCCCAAAAATCACTTTCAAAAAATCGAGGTCCTTCCTTGCTAACAATAGGCTGATGAACCCATTCTTGATAAGCTTCTCCAAGGTGGCCAACCTGAAAACATATTCCagaagtcaaaaaaaaaaatgaaaagcagATATCTTATTGGTATGAGACTAAGAGTTAGATAAAAGAGttatttctttttagttttcCAGTTAGGGAATAATGATAGGGGCTAAAAAATTAGGTTTGACATGACAAACAGAAGTTGGATATAATACAATCACTAGAATTAATTTATTTATCTAAAATGTCAGGAAAGAGACACCTTCTCTTtgtatatctttctttatttctgctgtCATATTTATTTCCGAGCTCTTAGGCAAGAGAAACAAACATAAGGATTTTGAGGCCTAcagataacaacaacaaaccaatTGTAATCCCACATGTGGGGTCTgaggagagtagtgtgtacgcagaccttacccctaccttgtggagAGGGCCACAGATAGATATATGATAACAAGTTAACAACTGGGACGAGGCATTTACTTTATGAACTCAAATTATAAATAATCTTTAATTACACAAATGTAAAAGATTTAGACCATTGGTAGCAGACAAGCATGAGGAGAAAGAAACTATGAGATAAATTAATGGCAGCATTGACTATGGTTTACTCAACTGATCTTCTAAAGCAAAAATACGAAGAGCTGCAGTTTTCACCTGGAAGACGAGAGCTTTATTTAAATCCACAGTGAAGCCCTGTGCAACCATCGTGGGAGTTTGAAGCTAGTTGAGAGGACACAATAAAAAAGAAGGAAACAGAATGCAATTATGTTAGGAAGGATCCAAGAGAAGATCTACTGCAAAAGGAGACGATGAAAAGTTCCACCATTTGAGTGCAACCATTTAAAGTTACTTTCTCTGATTTGAGACAATATAGGGGAAAATAAAAACCATCAAAGAAGGAGGCAATACCAAAATCAGCCATCCGACGTTGTATATTTTCTTTCTGATTAGATTTATGTTAAACTTATACTTCCTCTTCAACTTAGAAATTGACGTCTTTCATTAACTAGTCATGTCACTGGGTACATGTATTCATCAACTAGCTCGAAGGATTTGCTAGCTAGTAGACTTCACCCTTAATAATATTTTGGCATATTTCATGCAAGTTTGATTACCGTGATCAAGCAAACATCATTCTCATGATCTACCTGTTCCACAATACACTCATGGAAATTAGAGAAGACATACAATTGTTCTTTTGCAGAGCCTCTGTCCAAGCACAATTCCTCGCTTAGTGACCCATTTTGAGAGGGATAAATATTaaggtaacaaaaaaaaaaatctttttttctttctttttctctctttgctcctttttcctttttttttttgaaaaggttaGTCCCAGCTCAGTTCAGGCATAATGTTAAGTTAAGAACTCAGACATCGTTGTATCTAAACACATATTGATCCAAAAGCAAAGTTTAAGACATGCATAGATGTActtcaagaagaaaaataatattgCCTGACAACACCACTATACCAAATGTCATGTGTAGTTTAAAAAGAAGCCTTAAATCATTTTGCCATTGTCATTACCCTGGTTTGAATCATTAACCTTGTTTAAGTTAAACATTACAGACTGCCTAAGgcttaaaagtgaaaaagagCCAACATGGAGATATTCAAAAAGAAATGCCTCCGCAATCCAGACTATTTAAGCACTCAATGCACAAATTATCAACAAAAGCTTCTATCAGACCACATATAAAAATGAAACCTGATAAGAATAGAAAATTTTGAATCAATAATTCACCTAAAGCAACACAGACCAACAAAATAAATATTCTACATACACAATTGATTCATCAGATACTTGATTACTTGCAAATGTAAAACAAAACTGTAACATTTTCAATCATAAAAGATAACCGCAAATGAAATGACTATCCAGAAAGCTGAAGCGTTTCAAATATATGGCACTTTTTATCGCATAGCAGATGAAAAATTAGGGAGCactcatatttttaaaaaagaaaaagaaaattttttgccTTGACGATTGATACTTAGGGAAGAGCAaaaaaatttatgattttgaaaaaTAGGAAAACCAAAACAGTTTTGAGGAgtccattactcaaatggtcaccCAACTATCCGAAATTATCTGCTAAAGTCACTTTTCTTCcttttgtaacaacaaagtcacttaactatgcatatatcactcagaaggtcactcaactagattttccaaatttttgaTTGTCacatacctattttaccctctaaattataaacatttatcttctttttatttttttcaactttttaatattatgattttttcttttttaatttatattatggacttacctatataataaataaattttatttataaattaaaaaaataaaaagtatttaagcatatataatgctggaataacaaaataatgagcatagtaaaaaaattaattagaataatttgttcgtaataattttagtattaacaacaaaaaataaaaaatttatttacacaattaagaatgaaagaaaataaaggttgtaaaatatatattccatgcacgtaacataaaaataattatttaaataaaggtatttttataatatacattatatatggTTGAAATTTATGCTTATATTATTATTCCGTCATTATATGAGCTGaaaactaattttttatttttattttataaataaaatatatttttctataggtaagtccacaatgtagattaaaaagagaaaaaacttataatatttaaaaagttaaaaaaattaataatttagagggtaaaatagatatttgacaatcaaaaatttagaaaatctagttgagtgaacTTGTGAGTGTTATAtgcatagttaagtgactttgttgttacaaacaaaagaaaagtgactttagcTTATAATTTCGGATAGTTGAGTAATGGACTCCAGTTTTGAGAAACAAAAATAACGATAAGCACTTCTAGTTAACTGGTAAAAGGGGAATCGTAGGTTAGTTGGTTGGCTACATGAACTTTAACCTTATTGGTGAGGTTCTATTCCCCAACTAGTATTGCCCTTCTCCGACCcctatgtaattaaaaaataaaaattaagaaaaagttAACTGGTAAAGAACCAATCAAATATCTATAACAACTTTGTCAACAAAATCTGAACTTTGCTTCTTCATCGCAGAAAAAAGAAATCTGAGCTTTGCTCCAAAAGTAGTACAAAATTACGAAAATATGTTTGATTACAAAAAacacagtgatttacagaattgGCAATCAAATCCACAATGTATCCAGCACTCAATTCACAAGCAAAAGATATAAAACCCCAAAATTCCACAcagtctttttttttcaaaagatttcTTTGGAACCTATTCTGACTTATGTTGTATAAGGCTCATTAAAGCGGGACGCTCGTTATTAAGATTATTTCATTCATAGGCTCGAACACGAGACGTATGATATATCCGGCTAAAATGGGAGATCTACTTCACAAACAGCTAAAGTTCAATAAAACTAAGAGTAAT
Proteins encoded in this window:
- the LOC107813799 gene encoding dihydroceramide fatty acyl 2-hydroxylase FAH2, producing the protein MVAQGFTVDLNKPLVFQVGHLGDAYEEWVHQPIITKESPRFFANGLLEFLTRTPWWAIPSVWVPVVGWLVSISANRGLPSPHLAATLVAGIFTWTLLEYSLHRFLFHMKPSGYWGNTLHYLIHGCHHKHPMDGLRLVFPPAATAILLVPLWSLVKLLVPFTYAPAFLGGGLLGYIMYDCTHYYLHHGKPLKGVSHSLKRYHMDHHFKVQDKGFGITSDFWDKIFGTLPPKSSKKIG
- the LOC107813798 gene encoding dihydroceramide fatty acyl 2-hydroxylase FAH1 is translated as MVAQGFTVDLNKALVFQVGHLGEAYQEWVHQPIVSKEGPRFFESDFWEFLTRTVWWAIPVIWLPVVCYSISVSIWMGHTVPEVALMVVFGIFVWTLMEYTLHRFLFHIKTKSYWANTAHYLLHGCHHKHPMDGLRLVFPPAATAILCVPFWNLIKLMSTPSTAPALFGGGLLGYVMYDVTHYYLHHAQPTSEVPKNLKKYHLNHHFRIQTKGFGITSSFWDKVFGTLPKSKSAKSK